One part of the Oncorhynchus clarkii lewisi isolate Uvic-CL-2024 chromosome 7, UVic_Ocla_1.0, whole genome shotgun sequence genome encodes these proteins:
- the LOC139413641 gene encoding repressor of RNA polymerase III transcription MAF1 homolog isoform X2, translating to MKLLENSSFEAINTRLTIETGDCQIIGRIESYSCKMAGEDKQMFKQFCQEGLPHVLEALSPPQSLGISPNKLSQSQSGDEGEGPLSDKCSRKTLFYLIATLNESFRPDYDFSRTKSHDFSREPSVNWVFNAVNSSLSAAAGEDYSLLQPQLWEAIDAEICLSECDIYSYNPDLDSDPYGEEGNMWSFNYFFYNTRLKRIVFFTCRSVSLFMAPRDSGIGNELDLELDEDYENMDEERYGALCAQ from the exons ATGAAACTCCTGGAGAATTCTAGTTTTGAAGCCATAAACACCAGACTCACCATTGAAACGGGGGACTGTCAGATAATAGGAAG GATCGAGAGCTACTCTTGCAAGATGGCAGGCGAGGACAAGCAGATGTTCAAGCAGTTCTGTCAGGAGGGACTGCCTCATGTCCTGGAAGCCCTGTCCCCTCCACAGTCCTTAGGAATAAGCCCCAACAA GTTGAGCCAGAGTCAGAGTGGAGACGAGGGGGAAGGGCCTCTCTCTGACAAGTGCAGCAGGAAGACCCTCTTTTACCTGATCGCCACCCTCAACGAATCCTTCCGCCCCGACTATGACTTCAGCCGCACCAAGAGCCACGACTTTAGCAGAGAGCCCAGCGTTAACTGG GTGTTCAACGCGGTGAACAGTAGTCTGTCGGCGGCGGCCGGGGAGGATTATAGTCTGCTTCAGCCCCAGCTGTGGGAGGCCATCGACGCTGAGATCTGCCTGTCCGAGTGTGACATCTACAG CTACAAcccagacctggactctgacccgTACGGAGAGGAGGGCAACATGTGGTCCTTCAACTACTTCTTCTACAACACAAGGCTGAAGAGGATCGTCTTCTTCACGTGCCGCTCGGTCAG TTTATTCATGGCCCCACGGGACTCTGGCATTGGCAACGAACTGGACCTGGAGCTGGATGAAGATTATGAGAACATGGatgaagagag GTATGGTGCCCTGTGTGCCCAGTGA
- the LOC139413641 gene encoding repressor of RNA polymerase III transcription MAF1 homolog isoform X1 yields the protein MKLLENSSFEAINTRLTIETGDCQIIGRIESYSCKMAGEDKQMFKQFCQEGLPHVLEALSPPQSLGISPNKLSQSQSGDEGEGPLSDKCSRKTLFYLIATLNESFRPDYDFSRTKSHDFSREPSVNWVFNAVNSSLSAAAGEDYSLLQPQLWEAIDAEICLSECDIYSYNPDLDSDPYGEEGNMWSFNYFFYNTRLKRIVFFTCRSVSLFMAPRDSGIGNELDLELDEDYENMDEESRYGALCAQ from the exons ATGAAACTCCTGGAGAATTCTAGTTTTGAAGCCATAAACACCAGACTCACCATTGAAACGGGGGACTGTCAGATAATAGGAAG GATCGAGAGCTACTCTTGCAAGATGGCAGGCGAGGACAAGCAGATGTTCAAGCAGTTCTGTCAGGAGGGACTGCCTCATGTCCTGGAAGCCCTGTCCCCTCCACAGTCCTTAGGAATAAGCCCCAACAA GTTGAGCCAGAGTCAGAGTGGAGACGAGGGGGAAGGGCCTCTCTCTGACAAGTGCAGCAGGAAGACCCTCTTTTACCTGATCGCCACCCTCAACGAATCCTTCCGCCCCGACTATGACTTCAGCCGCACCAAGAGCCACGACTTTAGCAGAGAGCCCAGCGTTAACTGG GTGTTCAACGCGGTGAACAGTAGTCTGTCGGCGGCGGCCGGGGAGGATTATAGTCTGCTTCAGCCCCAGCTGTGGGAGGCCATCGACGCTGAGATCTGCCTGTCCGAGTGTGACATCTACAG CTACAAcccagacctggactctgacccgTACGGAGAGGAGGGCAACATGTGGTCCTTCAACTACTTCTTCTACAACACAAGGCTGAAGAGGATCGTCTTCTTCACGTGCCGCTCGGTCAG TTTATTCATGGCCCCACGGGACTCTGGCATTGGCAACGAACTGGACCTGGAGCTGGATGAAGATTATGAGAACATGGatgaagagag CAGGTATGGTGCCCTGTGTGCCCAGTGA